The Streptomyces sp. NBC_01197 genome window below encodes:
- a CDS encoding MFS transporter: MPTCADRPETPRSDRSGRSGGSDSRPGMLLALALAVLGYQLNATMLSPALPDVMRRLHTTSGLVGLSQTLFFLFAAVGQVTLARLSDYRGRKPMMLLGCFLVIAGDIACAAAPDIGVFLVGRVLQGFSAALFTLAFLTLDDTLSAKGFGRAAGIITAVNGGFAGVDAVFGGRLADTVGFRGIFLAGLVVSVGGTLAVYRTVPATPPTATGRMDWRGTSLLAVGLTGVLIGLAQGESWGWLSVPTGVCVLGGLASLVAFAPAGRGTGDAVIDTKLLVSRRAWPLLATTVLTLAGAFGALTLTVPLFTQDPQAGYGMSATHSALLFATPAQAIGVIGAPLAGILGPRIGWRRSVVLGSAGSLIAFVVAVPFMTHQWIFAAALAVLGITYNGLSITALNGLAVLSSPDDQKGALPGLNGACFGIGASLGTALASALITVAAGGGAHGSGRYEPALWASCGLLAVAMVTTVAIKAVPKDAAQADGGRVTVPAIHG, from the coding sequence ATGCCGACGTGTGCTGACCGCCCGGAGACGCCACGGTCCGACAGGTCCGGCAGGTCCGGCGGGTCCGACAGCCGTCCCGGAATGCTGCTGGCGCTGGCGCTGGCCGTGCTCGGCTACCAGCTCAACGCCACCATGCTCAGCCCGGCCCTCCCCGACGTCATGCGCCGGCTGCACACCACCAGCGGGCTCGTCGGACTCTCGCAGACCCTGTTCTTCCTGTTCGCGGCGGTCGGGCAGGTCACCCTGGCCCGGCTCAGCGACTACCGGGGCCGCAAACCGATGATGCTGCTGGGCTGCTTCCTGGTCATCGCGGGCGACATCGCCTGCGCGGCGGCCCCCGATATCGGGGTGTTCCTCGTGGGGCGCGTCCTCCAGGGCTTCTCCGCCGCGCTGTTCACCCTGGCGTTCCTGACCCTGGACGACACCCTCTCGGCCAAGGGCTTCGGCCGCGCCGCAGGCATCATCACCGCTGTCAACGGCGGTTTCGCGGGCGTGGACGCGGTCTTCGGCGGCCGCCTCGCGGACACTGTCGGCTTCCGTGGCATCTTTCTGGCCGGTCTCGTGGTGTCGGTGGGAGGCACCCTCGCCGTGTACCGGACCGTCCCCGCGACGCCACCGACCGCGACGGGCCGTATGGACTGGCGCGGCACCTCACTCCTGGCCGTCGGGCTGACGGGCGTGCTGATCGGCCTGGCGCAGGGCGAGTCATGGGGCTGGCTCTCCGTGCCGACCGGGGTCTGTGTGCTGGGCGGCCTCGCCTCTCTGGTCGCGTTCGCGCCGGCGGGCCGGGGCACCGGCGACGCCGTCATCGACACGAAGCTCCTCGTCTCGCGCCGCGCCTGGCCACTACTGGCCACGACCGTGCTGACCCTGGCCGGCGCCTTCGGGGCGCTCACGCTCACCGTGCCGCTGTTCACCCAGGACCCGCAGGCCGGCTACGGCATGAGCGCGACACACTCGGCGCTGCTGTTCGCGACACCGGCCCAGGCCATCGGCGTGATCGGCGCTCCTCTCGCGGGCATACTCGGCCCGCGGATCGGCTGGCGCCGCAGCGTGGTCCTCGGCTCTGCCGGTTCCCTGATCGCGTTCGTTGTCGCGGTGCCGTTCATGACCCATCAGTGGATCTTCGCTGCCGCGCTCGCGGTGCTCGGGATCACGTACAACGGCCTGAGCATCACCGCCCTCAACGGCCTGGCCGTCCTCTCGTCCCCCGATGACCAGAAGGGCGCGCTGCCCGGCCTGAACGGTGCCTGCTTCGGGATCGGCGCCTCACTCGGTACGGCGCTGGCCTCCGCCCTGATCACGGTCGCGGCCGGCGGCGGCGCGCACGGCTCGGGCCGGTACGAGCCCGCGCTGTGGGCCTCGTGCGGACTGCTTGCCGTGGCGATGGTGACGACGGTGGCGATCAAGGCCGTACCGAAGGACGCGGCGCAGGCGGACGGTGGCCGGGTGACGGTGCCCGCCATCCACGGGTGA
- a CDS encoding GntR family transcriptional regulator: MADRQQQRRPVVVLYERIVEAVHQGVYPPGSQLPTEPRLAADLGVSRPALREALILLQEDGVITVRRGVGRTVNHHPPQRGFETLKPMEELLGGGAAVRTVRLAQALEEPTDFSAQHLLLPAHGEVRFWESMIEVNSLPSCLAHEWAATEETLTGLGLTPAQALDAAPGAPSTMLRLLLETGRGMALKGSSTMVATMLGSRRGAQFDRPSDTPAVLVTQVVHAGRIPVLAAKYMLPTGAPALPVWQSR, encoded by the coding sequence ATGGCTGACAGACAACAGCAGCGGCGCCCGGTCGTCGTCCTGTACGAACGGATCGTGGAAGCGGTCCATCAGGGCGTCTACCCGCCCGGATCCCAGCTGCCTACCGAGCCCCGGCTCGCCGCCGACCTGGGCGTCAGCCGGCCCGCGCTGCGCGAGGCGTTGATCCTGCTCCAGGAGGACGGGGTCATCACGGTGCGGCGCGGAGTGGGCAGGACCGTGAACCATCACCCGCCACAGCGCGGCTTCGAGACCCTCAAGCCCATGGAGGAGCTGCTCGGCGGGGGTGCGGCGGTCCGTACCGTACGACTGGCGCAGGCTCTGGAGGAGCCGACCGACTTCTCCGCGCAGCATCTGCTGCTCCCCGCGCACGGCGAGGTCCGGTTCTGGGAGAGCATGATCGAGGTCAACTCCCTGCCGTCCTGCCTCGCCCATGAGTGGGCAGCCACCGAGGAGACGCTCACCGGTCTCGGCCTCACCCCGGCGCAGGCGCTCGACGCCGCGCCCGGCGCACCGTCGACCATGCTCCGGCTACTGCTGGAAACGGGGCGGGGCATGGCGCTGAAGGGGTCGTCCACCATGGTCGCCACCATGCTCGGCAGCCGCCGCGGCGCGCAGTTCGACCGGCCGTCGGACACCCCGGCCGTGCTGGTGACGCAGGTGGTCCACGCCGGGCGGATCCCCGTTCTCGCGGCCAAGTACATGCTGCCCACCGGGGCGCCGGCGCTGCCCGTCTGGCAGTCGCGCTGA
- a CDS encoding adenosine deaminase — MHLSDNNSLNTAQTGSLSQEQIRQAPKVLLHDHLDGGLRPATVVELARDAHYSGLPTTDAAELGGWFRDAADSGSLERYLETFAHTCAVMQTRDALYRVAAEAAEDLAADGVVYAESRYAPEQHLEGGLSPEQVVEAVNDGFREGERRAAASGRAIRVGTLLTAMRHADRSREIAELALAHRDSGVVGFDIAGAEIGNPPEAHVDAFDHLRAAGAHITIHAGEVVGLPSIKEAVQRCGAHRIGHGVRITDDITVAADGSVTLGRLATYVRDHRIALEVCPTSNLQTGAASSYAGHPIDLLRRLKFRVCVNTDNRLVSGTTMTREFQHLSDTFGYGLDELEWFTVNAMKSAFIPFDERIALIDQTIRPGYAQLRNRSLSHVPAARPAPVGVTA; from the coding sequence ATGCACTTGTCAGACAACAACTCGCTCAACACTGCACAGACCGGCAGCCTCAGCCAGGAGCAGATACGGCAGGCGCCGAAGGTTCTCCTGCACGACCACCTGGACGGCGGTCTGCGTCCGGCCACCGTCGTCGAACTCGCCCGTGACGCGCACTACTCGGGGCTGCCGACCACCGACGCCGCGGAGCTCGGCGGTTGGTTCCGCGACGCCGCCGACTCCGGTTCCCTGGAGCGGTATCTGGAGACGTTCGCGCACACCTGCGCCGTGATGCAGACCCGCGATGCGCTGTACCGCGTCGCCGCCGAGGCCGCCGAGGACCTGGCCGCCGACGGCGTCGTGTACGCCGAGAGCCGCTACGCGCCCGAGCAGCACCTCGAAGGCGGGCTGAGTCCGGAGCAGGTCGTCGAGGCGGTCAACGACGGCTTCCGCGAGGGCGAGCGCCGGGCCGCGGCGAGCGGCCGCGCCATCCGCGTCGGCACCCTGCTGACCGCCATGCGGCACGCCGACCGCTCCCGGGAGATAGCCGAACTGGCCCTCGCCCACCGCGACTCCGGGGTAGTCGGCTTCGACATCGCCGGGGCCGAGATCGGCAATCCGCCGGAGGCGCACGTCGACGCCTTCGACCACCTCAGGGCCGCCGGCGCGCACATCACGATCCACGCCGGAGAGGTCGTCGGCCTGCCCTCCATCAAGGAGGCGGTGCAGCGCTGCGGAGCCCACCGGATCGGGCACGGCGTCCGGATCACCGACGACATCACGGTCGCAGCCGACGGGTCCGTCACGCTCGGCCGGCTCGCCACCTACGTACGTGACCACCGCATCGCCCTGGAGGTCTGCCCGACCTCCAACCTCCAGACGGGCGCGGCCTCCTCGTACGCCGGGCACCCCATCGACCTGCTGCGCCGGCTGAAGTTCCGGGTCTGCGTCAACACCGACAACCGGCTCGTCAGCGGCACCACGATGACGCGGGAGTTCCAGCACCTGTCCGACACCTTCGGATACGGCCTGGACGAGTTGGAGTGGTTCACCGTGAACGCGATGAAATCCGCGTTCATCCCCTTCGACGAACGCATCGCCCTGATCGACCAGACCATCCGTCCCGGCTACGCCCAGCTGCGTAACCGGAGCCTCAGCCACGTCCCGGCCGCCCGGCCGGCGCCGGTCGGCGTCACCGCGTAA
- a CDS encoding globin domain-containing protein, protein MIEPQVEELGVYFYAILFARYPAVRELFPANMDVQRDRLLRALLRIVELVDDPESLTRFCAHLGRDHRKFGTQNGHYSAVGECLLETLARFAGPAWTPETAGAWGRAYGTVADIMMRAAEQNAQHSPAAWNAQVIGHVRHQNGIAEITVLPDQPYTYTAGQYLSLESPWWPREWRHYSPAHAPRADSALTFHIRAVRSGRVSQALVDHTTVGDWVRIGPPQGDMAIDPASTDNLLCVAGGTGLAPIRALIEEVARQGISHRRSVDLFVGARTADELYGLDDMLRMSQRHPWLTVRAAVSEQNIVGRTGSLPQVLAEFGPWDRHEAYLSGPQQMISAAADVLLRRGLAPRKLHYDPWGAPALASSMRRALAQEEDDQL, encoded by the coding sequence GTGATCGAACCTCAGGTCGAAGAGCTCGGGGTCTACTTCTACGCGATCCTCTTCGCCCGGTATCCGGCGGTTCGCGAACTCTTCCCCGCCAACATGGATGTCCAGCGTGACCGGTTGCTCCGGGCGCTCCTGCGGATCGTCGAACTCGTCGACGACCCCGAGAGCCTGACCCGCTTCTGTGCCCATCTGGGCCGGGACCACCGGAAGTTCGGTACGCAGAACGGCCATTACTCCGCGGTCGGCGAGTGCCTCCTCGAAACCCTCGCCCGGTTCGCGGGCCCGGCCTGGACCCCGGAGACCGCCGGCGCCTGGGGACGCGCGTACGGGACCGTCGCGGACATCATGATGCGGGCCGCCGAGCAGAACGCCCAGCACTCCCCCGCGGCCTGGAACGCCCAAGTGATCGGGCACGTACGCCACCAGAACGGCATCGCGGAAATCACCGTGCTGCCCGACCAGCCGTACACCTACACCGCGGGCCAGTATCTGAGCCTTGAGTCGCCGTGGTGGCCCAGGGAGTGGCGCCACTACTCCCCCGCCCACGCACCCCGCGCGGACTCGGCCCTGACCTTCCACATCCGCGCGGTCCGGAGCGGCCGGGTCAGCCAGGCCCTGGTCGACCACACAACGGTCGGCGACTGGGTGCGGATCGGGCCGCCCCAGGGGGACATGGCCATCGACCCGGCGTCCACTGACAACCTGCTCTGCGTGGCGGGCGGCACCGGGCTCGCCCCCATCCGGGCCCTGATCGAAGAGGTCGCACGGCAGGGCATCTCGCACCGGCGCAGTGTGGACCTGTTCGTCGGCGCGAGAACGGCCGATGAACTGTACGGCCTGGACGACATGCTCCGTATGTCCCAGCGCCACCCCTGGCTCACCGTCCGTGCGGCGGTCTCCGAGCAGAACATCGTGGGCCGCACCGGCTCCCTTCCCCAGGTGCTGGCCGAGTTCGGCCCCTGGGACCGGCACGAGGCGTACCTCAGCGGCCCCCAGCAGATGATCTCCGCGGCGGCCGACGTGCTGCTCCGCCGCGGTCTCGCTCCGCGGAAGCTGCACTACGACCCATGGGGTGCGCCCGCACTCGCCTCGTCAATGCGCCGGGCCCTCGCCCAGGAGGAAGACGATCAGCTGTGA
- the cimA gene encoding citramalate synthase: MTTEAKARATDDSFHVFDTTLRDGAQREGINLTVSDKLTIARHLDDFGVGFIEGGWPGANPRDTEFFARAQQEIDFRHAQLVAFGATRRPNTPAEEDPQLNALLESGAPVITLVAKSHDRHVELALRTTLEENLAMVRDSVSYLRAQGRRVFLDCEHFFDGYKVNPEYAKSVVRAAAEAGADVVVLCDTNGGMLPAQVQAVVATVIADTGARLGIHAQDDTGCAVANTLAAVDAGATHVQCTANGYGERVGNANLFPVVAALELKYGKTVVPEGALPEMTRISHAIAEVVNLTPSTHQPYVGVSAFAHKAGLHASAIKVDPDLYQHIAPEQVGNTMRMLVSDMAGRASIELKGKELGIDLGGDRALVARVVERVKERELQGYTYEAADASFELLLREEAEGRARRYFRVESWRAIVENRPDGTHANEATVKLWAKSERIVATAEGNGPVNALDRALRVGLERIYPQLARLELTDYKVRILEGRHGTDSTTRVLITTSDGTAEWSTVGVAENVIAASWQALEDAYTYGLLRAGVEPAE; encoded by the coding sequence ATGACCACAGAGGCCAAGGCCAGGGCCACGGACGACAGTTTCCATGTCTTCGACACGACGCTGCGCGACGGCGCGCAGCGCGAGGGCATCAACCTCACCGTCTCGGACAAGCTGACGATCGCCCGGCACCTCGACGACTTCGGCGTGGGATTCATCGAGGGCGGCTGGCCCGGTGCCAACCCCCGCGACACGGAGTTCTTCGCCCGCGCACAGCAGGAGATCGACTTCAGGCACGCCCAGCTGGTGGCCTTCGGCGCCACCCGCAGGCCCAACACCCCCGCCGAGGAAGACCCGCAGCTCAACGCGCTGCTTGAGTCCGGCGCCCCGGTGATCACCCTGGTGGCCAAGTCCCACGACCGCCATGTGGAGCTTGCGCTGCGCACCACGCTCGAAGAGAACCTGGCGATGGTGCGCGACTCCGTCTCGTACCTCCGCGCGCAGGGCCGCCGCGTCTTCCTCGACTGCGAGCACTTCTTCGACGGCTACAAGGTCAATCCCGAGTACGCCAAGTCCGTCGTACGCGCGGCGGCCGAGGCCGGCGCCGATGTCGTCGTCCTCTGCGACACCAACGGCGGGATGCTGCCCGCCCAGGTCCAGGCGGTCGTCGCCACGGTCATCGCGGACACTGGCGCGCGCCTGGGCATCCACGCCCAGGACGACACGGGCTGCGCCGTCGCGAACACCCTGGCCGCCGTCGACGCGGGCGCGACCCATGTGCAGTGCACGGCGAACGGCTACGGGGAGCGCGTCGGCAACGCCAACCTCTTCCCGGTCGTCGCCGCCCTGGAGCTCAAGTACGGCAAGACCGTCGTCCCCGAGGGCGCTCTGCCCGAGATGACCCGTATCTCGCACGCCATCGCCGAGGTCGTGAACCTCACGCCCTCCACCCACCAGCCGTACGTGGGTGTCTCCGCCTTCGCGCACAAGGCGGGCCTGCACGCCTCCGCGATCAAGGTCGACCCGGACCTCTACCAGCACATCGCCCCCGAGCAGGTCGGCAACACCATGCGGATGCTCGTCTCCGACATGGCGGGCCGCGCCTCGATCGAGCTCAAGGGCAAGGAGCTCGGCATCGACCTGGGCGGCGACCGCGCGCTGGTCGCCCGCGTCGTCGAGCGCGTCAAGGAACGCGAACTCCAGGGCTACACCTACGAGGCAGCCGACGCCTCCTTCGAACTCCTGCTCCGCGAGGAGGCGGAGGGCCGCGCCCGCCGCTACTTCCGGGTCGAGTCCTGGCGTGCGATCGTGGAGAACCGCCCGGACGGTACGCACGCCAACGAGGCGACGGTGAAGCTGTGGGCCAAGAGCGAGCGCATCGTCGCGACGGCGGAGGGCAACGGCCCGGTCAACGCGCTCGACCGGGCGCTGCGGGTGGGCCTTGAGCGGATCTACCCGCAGCTCGCGAGGCTGGAACTGACGGACTACAAGGTCCGCATCCTGGAGGGCAGGCACGGCACGGACTCGACCACCCGCGTGCTGATCACCACCAGCGACGGCACGGCGGAGTGGTCGACGGTGGGCGTCGCGGAGAACGTGATCGCCGCGTCCTGGCAGGCGCTGGAGGACGCGTACACGTACGGGCTGCTGCGGGCCGGGGTGGAACCGGCGGAGTAG
- a CDS encoding MFS transporter, translated as MGREQWKKVWVGSAGNMVEWFDWFVYATFAVYFADAFFPKGNETANLMNTMGIFAVGFFMRPVGGWLLGRIGDRRGRKAALTLTVSLMSASAILIAVAPTYAVAGYGGVAVLLVARLLQGLSVGGEYAASATYLTEASAPGRRGFASSFQYVSMTAGQLVGLGLQIVLQRTLSEDALHSWGWRVPFIVGAVGAAVVFYLRRSLLETEVYAESGAAADENRGTLRALWAHRREAVLVMALTMGGTVAYYTYTTYLTKFLSSSAGMAKPTASLVSFCALFVFMCVQPLAGLLSDRIGRRPMLITFAVGSTFLTVPIMTMLKHAGTFWPAFGLALLALLLVTGYTSINACVKAELFPTGIRALGVALPYAVANALFGGTAEYVALWFKKAGAESGFYWYVAGCAAVSLVVYLTMRETRDIDLNRAAVLGAADRAPEGLGKTSPSAL; from the coding sequence ATGGGACGAGAGCAGTGGAAGAAAGTCTGGGTGGGCTCGGCCGGCAACATGGTCGAGTGGTTCGACTGGTTCGTGTACGCCACCTTCGCGGTGTACTTCGCCGACGCGTTCTTCCCGAAGGGGAACGAGACCGCGAATCTCATGAACACCATGGGCATCTTCGCCGTCGGGTTCTTCATGCGGCCCGTCGGCGGCTGGCTGCTCGGCCGGATCGGCGACCGCAGGGGCCGCAAGGCCGCGCTGACCCTCACCGTCTCCCTGATGTCGGCGTCGGCGATCCTCATCGCGGTCGCCCCCACCTACGCGGTCGCCGGGTACGGCGGCGTCGCCGTCCTGCTGGTCGCCCGGCTGCTCCAGGGGCTCTCCGTCGGCGGTGAGTACGCGGCCAGCGCCACCTATCTCACCGAGGCGTCCGCCCCCGGCCGGCGTGGATTCGCCTCCAGCTTCCAGTACGTGTCGATGACCGCGGGCCAACTCGTCGGCCTGGGACTGCAGATCGTCCTCCAGCGCACCCTGTCCGAGGACGCGCTGCACAGCTGGGGCTGGCGCGTCCCGTTCATCGTGGGCGCTGTCGGCGCGGCCGTCGTCTTCTATCTGCGGCGCTCGCTCCTGGAGACCGAGGTGTACGCGGAGTCCGGCGCGGCGGCGGACGAGAACCGCGGCACGCTCCGGGCGCTCTGGGCCCACCGCAGGGAGGCGGTGCTGGTGATGGCGCTCACCATGGGCGGCACCGTCGCGTACTACACGTACACGACCTACCTCACCAAGTTCCTCTCCTCCAGCGCGGGGATGGCGAAGCCGACCGCGTCGCTGGTCAGCTTCTGCGCGCTGTTCGTCTTCATGTGCGTCCAGCCCCTGGCGGGCCTCCTCTCGGACCGGATCGGCCGCCGCCCGATGCTGATCACGTTCGCGGTCGGCTCGACGTTCCTGACCGTGCCGATCATGACGATGCTCAAGCACGCGGGCACGTTCTGGCCGGCCTTCGGCCTGGCGCTGCTCGCGCTGCTCCTCGTCACCGGCTACACGTCGATCAACGCGTGTGTGAAGGCGGAGCTGTTTCCGACCGGGATCCGCGCGCTGGGGGTCGCCCTGCCGTACGCGGTGGCCAACGCGCTCTTCGGGGGGACGGCGGAGTATGTGGCGCTCTGGTTCAAGAAGGCCGGGGCCGAGTCCGGCTTCTACTGGTACGTGGCCGGGTGCGCGGCCGTCTCACTGGTGGTGTATCTCACGATGCGGGAGACCCGCGACATCGATCTGAACCGGGCCGCTGTGCTGGGTGCGGCCGACCGTGCCCCGGAGGGCCTGGGAAAGACAAGCCCTTCCGCGCTGTGA
- a CDS encoding TetR/AcrR family transcriptional regulator, with amino-acid sequence MNEPAARARKNAPPRETLLAAAMASIAVGGLEKLTMAGLGREVGMSSGHLLYYFRSKDELLLQTLEWSEELLGMDRRAALARQVPVRVRLDAYIDLYVPAGPRDPHWSLWLELWNRAHGVDDDTRARLLDIELSWHRDLVALLVEGASRGELRAVDSERFATRIRALLDGFSTHVAMALPGSGRPQVLAHVGEFIDEALAP; translated from the coding sequence ATGAACGAACCGGCGGCCCGCGCGCGCAAGAACGCCCCGCCTCGCGAGACCCTGCTGGCCGCGGCCATGGCCAGCATCGCCGTCGGCGGCCTGGAGAAGCTCACCATGGCGGGGCTCGGCCGCGAGGTCGGGATGAGCAGCGGGCACCTCCTGTACTACTTCCGCTCCAAGGACGAGCTCCTCCTCCAGACCCTCGAATGGAGCGAGGAGCTGCTCGGCATGGACCGCCGCGCGGCCCTCGCCCGGCAGGTGCCGGTCCGTGTACGGCTCGACGCCTACATCGACCTGTACGTCCCCGCGGGCCCCCGTGATCCGCACTGGTCGCTCTGGCTGGAACTGTGGAACCGGGCGCACGGCGTCGACGACGACACCCGCGCCCGGCTGCTCGACATCGAGCTGTCCTGGCACCGCGATCTGGTCGCCCTGCTGGTCGAGGGGGCGTCGCGCGGTGAGCTGCGCGCGGTCGACTCCGAGCGGTTCGCGACCCGGATACGGGCGCTGCTCGACGGCTTCAGCACCCATGTCGCGATGGCCCTTCCCGGTTCGGGCAGGCCCCAAGTCCTGGCTCATGTCGGCGAGTTCATAGACGAGGCGCTCGCCCCGTGA
- a CDS encoding agmatine deiminase family protein, which yields MFRMPPEWAPHERTWIAWPGPNPTFDDEVGLAQAREAWAAVARAVSRFEPVTMVTGPGQSAQARELLGPDIELVERDLDDAWMRDIGPTFVTDGERLAAVDWTFNGWGAQSWARWGHDAKIGAYVSDLAGAQTLTSDLVNEGGAIHVDGEGTVLLTETVQLGPERNPDWTRAQVEAEIHARLGTTKAIWLPRGLSGDYGEFGTRGHVDIVAAFARPGVIVAHTQPDPAHPDHELCKGIVAQLRAETDAKGRPLEVVEVPAPTTLKADGEWVDYSYINHYLCNGGVVLCAFGDPRDKAAAAIFQELFPDRTVVQVDARTIFAGGGGIHCITQQQPLVG from the coding sequence ATGTTCCGTATGCCGCCCGAGTGGGCCCCGCACGAGCGCACCTGGATCGCCTGGCCCGGCCCCAACCCCACCTTCGACGACGAGGTCGGCCTGGCGCAGGCGCGCGAGGCGTGGGCCGCGGTGGCGCGGGCGGTCAGCCGCTTCGAGCCGGTGACGATGGTGACCGGCCCCGGCCAGTCCGCCCAGGCCCGTGAGCTGCTCGGCCCGGACATCGAGCTGGTGGAGCGCGATCTGGACGACGCCTGGATGCGCGACATCGGCCCGACCTTCGTCACCGACGGCGAGCGGCTGGCCGCGGTGGACTGGACGTTCAACGGCTGGGGCGCCCAGTCCTGGGCCCGCTGGGGCCATGACGCCAAGATCGGCGCGTACGTCTCCGACCTGGCCGGGGCCCAGACCCTCACCTCGGATCTGGTCAACGAGGGCGGTGCGATCCACGTCGACGGCGAGGGCACGGTCCTGCTGACCGAGACCGTCCAGCTCGGCCCCGAGCGCAACCCCGACTGGACCCGCGCACAGGTCGAGGCTGAGATCCACGCCCGGCTCGGCACCACCAAGGCGATCTGGCTGCCGCGCGGACTCAGCGGCGACTACGGCGAGTTCGGCACCCGGGGACATGTCGACATCGTGGCCGCGTTCGCGCGACCCGGTGTGATCGTGGCCCACACCCAGCCCGACCCCGCCCACCCCGACCACGAGCTGTGCAAGGGGATCGTGGCCCAGCTCCGGGCGGAGACCGACGCGAAGGGCCGCCCGCTGGAGGTGGTGGAGGTCCCGGCTCCGACCACCCTGAAGGCCGACGGGGAGTGGGTCGACTACTCGTACATCAACCACTATCTCTGCAACGGCGGAGTGGTGCTCTGCGCGTTCGGTGATCCCCGGGACAAGGCGGCGGCGGCGATCTTCCAGGAGCTATTCCCGGACCGGACCGTCGTACAGGTCGACGCCCGGACGATCTTCGCGGGCGGCGGCGGCATCCACTGCATCACCCAGCAGCAGCCGCTCGTCGGCTAG
- a CDS encoding urease subunit alpha: MSEYAAVHGPRAGDRVRLGDSGLTVRVESDAQRPGDEFLAGFGKTARDGLHLKAAAVRETCDVVISNVLVIDAVQGIRKVSIGIREGRIAAIGRAGNPDTLDGVDVVVGTGTSIVSGEGLIATAGAVDAHVHLLSPRIMEASLASGVTTIIGQEFGPVWGVGVNSPWALRHAFNAFDAWPVNIGFLARGSSSHPAPLVEALAEGGASGFKVHEDMGAHTRALDTALRVAEEYDVQVALHSDGLNECLSVEDTLSVLDGRTIHAFHIEGCGGGHVPNVLKMAGVPNVIGSSTNPTLPFGRDAVAEHYGMIVSVHDLKTDLPGDAAMARDRIRAGTMGAEDVLHDLGAIGITSSDAQGMGRAGETVRRTFAMAGKMKAERGAEGDDDNARVLRYMAKLTINPAIAHGLAHEIGSIETGKLADIVLWRPDSFGAKPQLVLKSGFPAYGVTGDPNAATDTCQPLILGPQFGSYGATAADLGVAFVAQAAIDLGSDHMPTRRRRVAVRHTRGIGPADLRLNSRTGQVDVNQRTGLVTLDGDPLESEAAESVSLNRLYFL, translated from the coding sequence ATGAGTGAGTACGCAGCCGTGCACGGACCCCGCGCCGGTGACCGGGTCCGCCTCGGTGACTCCGGGCTGACCGTCCGTGTCGAGTCCGACGCACAGCGGCCCGGCGACGAGTTCCTGGCCGGATTCGGCAAGACCGCCCGCGACGGACTGCACCTCAAGGCCGCCGCCGTACGCGAAACCTGCGACGTCGTGATCAGCAATGTGCTGGTGATCGACGCGGTGCAGGGCATCCGCAAGGTCTCCATCGGTATCCGGGAGGGCCGGATCGCGGCGATCGGCCGGGCCGGCAACCCCGACACCCTCGACGGGGTCGACGTCGTCGTCGGCACCGGCACCTCGATCGTCTCGGGCGAGGGGCTGATCGCCACCGCCGGAGCCGTCGACGCGCACGTCCATCTGCTCTCACCGCGCATCATGGAGGCCTCGCTCGCCTCCGGCGTGACGACCATCATCGGCCAGGAGTTCGGCCCGGTCTGGGGCGTCGGGGTCAACTCGCCCTGGGCGCTGCGCCACGCGTTCAACGCCTTCGACGCCTGGCCGGTCAACATCGGCTTCCTGGCCCGCGGTTCGTCGTCCCACCCGGCCCCGCTGGTGGAGGCGCTCGCCGAGGGCGGCGCGTCCGGCTTCAAGGTGCACGAGGACATGGGTGCGCACACCCGCGCCCTGGACACCGCGCTGCGCGTCGCGGAGGAGTACGACGTCCAGGTCGCCCTGCACAGCGACGGACTGAACGAGTGCCTGTCCGTCGAGGACACCCTGAGCGTCCTGGACGGCCGCACGATCCACGCCTTCCACATCGAGGGGTGCGGCGGCGGCCATGTGCCGAACGTGCTGAAGATGGCCGGGGTCCCCAACGTCATCGGCTCGTCCACCAACCCGACGCTGCCGTTCGGCCGGGACGCGGTCGCCGAGCACTACGGGATGATCGTCTCCGTACACGACCTGAAGACCGACCTGCCGGGCGACGCGGCCATGGCCCGCGACCGGATCCGCGCCGGGACGATGGGCGCCGAGGACGTCCTGCACGACCTGGGCGCCATCGGCATCACCTCGTCGGACGCGCAGGGCATGGGGCGCGCGGGCGAGACCGTGCGCCGGACCTTCGCGATGGCCGGGAAGATGAAGGCCGAACGCGGCGCGGAGGGCGACGACGACAACGCCCGTGTCCTGCGGTACATGGCGAAGCTGACCATCAACCCGGCCATCGCACACGGCCTCGCCCACGAGATCGGCTCCATCGAGACCGGCAAGCTCGCGGACATCGTGCTGTGGCGGCCGGACTCCTTCGGCGCGAAGCCGCAGCTCGTCCTCAAGTCGGGCTTCCCGGCGTACGGCGTGACCGGCGACCCGAACGCGGCGACCGACACCTGCCAGCCGCTGATCCTCGGACCGCAGTTCGGCTCCTACGGGGCGACGGCGGCCGATCTCGGCGTGGCCTTCGTGGCGCAGGCAGCCATAGACCTGGGCAGCGACCACATGCCGACCCGCCGGCGGCGCGTCGCCGTGCGCCACACCCGGGGCATCGGCCCGGCCGACCTGCGTCTCAACTCCCGTACCGGACAGGTGGATGTGAACCAGCGCACGGGTCTCGTCACACTCGACGGCGATCCGCTGGAGTCGGAGGCGGCGGAGTCGGTCTCGCTCAACCGCCTGTACTTCCTCTGA